A single genomic interval of Arachis duranensis cultivar V14167 chromosome 7, aradu.V14167.gnm2.J7QH, whole genome shotgun sequence harbors:
- the LOC107458460 gene encoding aldehyde oxidase GLOX-like codes for MSTLQLNLLLLSFVFFHILHLATVNGVAIPTQGKGQWQLLQPNIGIVAMHMQLLHNDRVVILDRTDFGFSNISLPNGTCRHDPTERAVKTDCTAHSVEYDIATNTIRPLFVQTDVWCSSGSVDSFGRLVQTGGDSDGERVVRTFHPCPTCNWNELPNRLLVRRWYATNHVLPGGRQIIIGGRAQFNYEFFPKKTSADFSTHFLPFLKDTADKFRGEENNLYPFVFLNVDGNLFIFANNRAILFNYRNNTVIRTYPTISGGDPRCYPSTGSAVLLPLKNLEAESLEAEVLICGGATRAAFFRAGQGTFLTALNTCARMKITDQDPEWVMETMPGGRVMNDMITLPNGDVLIINGASEGSAGFEYAVNPVFAPFLYKPNEPVGDRVEELNPSQIARMYHSTAILVRDGRILVGGSNPHGNYVFKGVMFPTELRFESFSPPYLDAQLSHLRPSIVSPNNQSYSNLTYNQSFKMQISFTDGTVAPDLISVTMYAPPFNTHSFSMNQRLLELNNGELRHSDNLTFEFDVRIPRSPFLAPPGFYILYAVHQGIPSEGIWIRLIREENEISTQLLN; via the coding sequence ATGTCCACTCTTCAACTcaacctcctcctcctcagcTTTGTCTTCTTCCATATTCTTCACTTGGCCACCGTCAATGGTGTTGCAATTCCAACTCAAGGAAAGGGACAATGGCAACTCCTACAACCAAACATTGGCATTGTAGCCATGCACATGCAGCTTCTTCACAACGACCGTGTCGTCATCTTAGACCGCACGGACTTCGGTTTCTCCAACATATCCTTACCCAACGGCACGTGCCGCCATGACCCAACAGAGAGGGCCGTCAAAACAGACTGCACAGCTCACTCAGTCGAATACGACATCGCAACCAACACCATCCGCCCACTCTTCGTCCAAACCGACGTCTGGTGCTCCTCCGGCTCGGTTGACTCCTTCGGAAGACTTGTCCAGACGGGCGGCGACAGCGACGGCGAACGCGTTGTAAGGACATTCCACCCTTGCCCTACCTGCAACTGGAACGAACTCCCTAACAGACTTCTGGTGAGAAGATGGTACGCCACCAACCACGTCCTGCCAGGTGGACGCCAGATCATCATCGGAGGAAGAGCTCAGTTCAACTACGAGTTCTTCCCAAAGAAAACCTCCGCTGATTTTAGCACTCACTTCTTGCCTTTTCTGAAGGACACAGCTGACAAATTCCGCGGAGAAGAGAACAACCTCTACCCTTTCGTCTTCCTCAACGTAGACGGCAACCTCTTCATCTTCGCCAACAACCGCGCCATCTTGTTCAACTACAGAAACAACACCGTAATCAGAACCTACCCTACCATTTCTGGCGGGGACCCTAGGTGTTACCCTAGCACAGGCTCCGCAGTGTTGCTTCCCCTTAAGAATCTAGAAGCAGAGTCCTTGGAAGCTGAGGTTCTGATCTGCGGTGGTGCCACCAGGGCAGCTTTCTTCCGAGCCGGTCAAGGCACGTTTCTCACTGCCTTGAACACATGCGCTCGGATGAAAATCACAGATCAGGACCCAGAATGGGTAATGGAGACCATGCCAGGAGGCAGAGTCATGAACGACATGATCACGCTCCCAAACGGCGACGTTTTGATCATAAACGGAGCATCTGAAGGCTCAGCCGGTTTTGAGTACGCAGTGAACCCGGTTTTCGCGCCTTTTCTTTACAAACCGAATGAACCAGTCGGAGACAGGGTTGAGGAATTGAATCCGTCCCAGATTGCTAGAATGTATCACTCCACCGCCATCTTGGTCCGTGACGGTAGGATTCTTGTTGGTGGAAGCAACCCGCACGGCAATTACGTGTTCAAAGGAGTGATGTTCCCTACGGAGTTGAGATTTGAATCGTTTTCGCCACCGTATTTGGATGCTCAGTTATCGCATCTGAGACCATCCATTGTTAGTCCTAATAATCAGAGTTACAGTAATCTCACTTATAACCAGAGCTTCAAGATGCAAATCAGCTTTACAGATGGAACGGTTGCCCCAGATTTGATATCCGTGACAATGTACGCACCGCCGTTTAACACTCACTCGTTCAGCATGAATCAGAGGTTGTTGGAGCTAAACAATGGAGAATTGAGACACTCCGATaatttgacttttgaatttgaTGTGAGAATTCCACGTTCTCCCTTTCTTGCACCACCGGGGTTCTATATTCTTTACGCTGTTCATCAAGGAATTCCAAGTGAGGGCATCTGGATCAGATTAATTAGAGAAGAGAATGAAATTTCAAcccaattattaaattaa